In Streptomyces capitiformicae, one genomic interval encodes:
- a CDS encoding GIY-YIG nuclease family protein: MYKVRAQNLLAQHAHEETPERVFADLVDRDDPAFPEITQALVDFAFELGDPEAVDDGIVKAAIRIGRARHDRHQQGEVLPPHTGLMPRRETDPRAVVYYIRRGAMVKIGTTVDLRGRMATLLPEEVLAIEPGDQKLEAQRHQTFRALRVPGQREWFYAGREIQDHIRQVLAQHGPPPEDLPTLQPGNGMLNT, translated from the coding sequence ATGTACAAGGTACGAGCGCAAAACCTCCTCGCCCAACACGCCCACGAAGAGACTCCCGAACGAGTCTTCGCCGACCTCGTCGACCGAGATGACCCCGCATTCCCGGAGATCACGCAGGCTCTCGTCGACTTCGCCTTCGAACTCGGTGATCCCGAGGCTGTCGACGACGGCATAGTGAAGGCCGCGATTCGTATCGGACGAGCCCGGCACGACCGCCACCAGCAAGGCGAAGTCCTGCCTCCCCACACGGGCCTCATGCCTCGGCGCGAGACCGACCCCCGCGCCGTCGTCTACTACATCCGTCGAGGCGCCATGGTGAAGATCGGCACGACCGTCGACCTACGAGGCCGCATGGCCACCCTGCTGCCCGAGGAAGTCCTGGCCATCGAGCCCGGAGACCAGAAGCTGGAGGCCCAGAGGCACCAAACCTTCCGTGCGCTCCGCGTGCCGGGCCAGCGCGAGTGGTTCTACGCGGGCCGGGAAATCCAGGACCACATCCGGCAAGTCCTCGCACAGCACGGGCCGCCACCTGAGGACCTCCCTACGCTCCAGCCCGGAAATGGCATGCTGAACACATGA
- a CDS encoding phage portal protein, whose amino-acid sequence MATEAQALQLVALLENELIRRRGPIDRYNAYYRGKHPLKFASQEFAKFHGDRYRDFSDNWVQVVADSPVERLTVTGFLADGETSADKDLWRVWQVNGLDADSQLGFLGAVTGARCFVLVWGDPDDPGMPVVTFEDASQSIVAYEPGSRRHRRAALKRWQDGNEDYATLYLKNEVWKFCRPVQQQDKSPQMADVDEELKRWRPREMADEPNPQPNPMGVVPMVELPNKPMLVEDPISDVTGVVAMQDAINLLWAQLFTASDYASFPQRVVLGAERPMIPKLNSAGEIVGKQPVDLDKFMVDRVAWITGKDAKIAEWQAANLAMYTGIIEVAVGHLAAQTRTPQHYLIGKMANLAEGALLAAETGLVKRCDEKILWYGQGLREVGRLIALAKGEDAKAEALRSGRVLWADTESRSHAQMADALLKLKQLGFPFEWLALRYGLTPTEVSDVVAMREREMEMDPVAEITRTLTAGAAEPADEADPETEAEDPDDLEEPEAAA is encoded by the coding sequence GTGGCGACGGAAGCCCAAGCGCTGCAGCTGGTGGCGCTGCTGGAGAACGAGCTGATCCGTCGGCGCGGCCCGATCGACCGGTACAACGCGTACTACCGGGGCAAGCACCCGCTGAAGTTTGCGTCCCAGGAGTTCGCGAAGTTCCACGGCGACCGCTACCGCGACTTCTCCGACAACTGGGTGCAGGTGGTGGCCGACTCTCCGGTTGAGCGGCTGACCGTGACCGGGTTCCTCGCCGATGGCGAGACGTCTGCGGACAAGGATCTGTGGCGGGTGTGGCAGGTCAACGGCCTCGACGCCGACTCCCAGTTGGGGTTCCTCGGCGCGGTGACCGGGGCTCGCTGTTTCGTGCTGGTGTGGGGTGACCCGGACGACCCGGGCATGCCGGTCGTCACGTTCGAGGACGCCAGTCAGTCGATCGTCGCCTACGAGCCAGGCTCTCGCCGGCACCGCCGGGCGGCGCTGAAGCGGTGGCAGGACGGCAACGAGGACTACGCCACGCTGTACCTGAAGAACGAGGTGTGGAAGTTCTGCCGCCCGGTCCAGCAGCAGGACAAGTCTCCGCAGATGGCGGACGTCGATGAGGAGCTGAAGCGGTGGCGGCCGCGGGAGATGGCCGATGAGCCGAACCCGCAGCCCAACCCGATGGGCGTTGTGCCGATGGTGGAGCTCCCGAACAAGCCGATGCTGGTCGAGGACCCCATCAGCGATGTGACTGGCGTGGTGGCGATGCAGGACGCCATCAACTTGCTGTGGGCCCAGTTGTTCACCGCTTCCGACTACGCCTCGTTCCCGCAGCGGGTGGTCCTGGGCGCCGAACGGCCGATGATCCCCAAGCTGAACAGTGCGGGCGAGATCGTCGGCAAGCAGCCCGTCGACCTGGACAAGTTCATGGTCGACCGGGTCGCGTGGATCACCGGCAAGGACGCGAAGATCGCCGAGTGGCAGGCCGCGAACCTGGCCATGTACACCGGCATCATCGAGGTCGCGGTGGGGCACCTGGCCGCGCAGACCCGCACACCGCAGCACTACTTGATCGGCAAGATGGCCAACCTCGCCGAGGGCGCGCTGCTTGCCGCGGAGACCGGCCTCGTCAAGCGGTGCGACGAGAAGATCCTCTGGTACGGGCAGGGCTTGCGTGAGGTGGGCCGGTTGATCGCCCTGGCCAAGGGCGAGGATGCGAAGGCCGAGGCACTCCGGTCGGGGCGCGTGCTGTGGGCGGACACCGAGTCCCGCAGCCACGCGCAGATGGCGGATGCGCTGCTGAAGCTGAAGCAGCTCGGGTTCCCCTTCGAGTGGCTGGCCCTGCGCTACGGGCTGACACCGACTGAGGTGTCCGACGTCGTGGCGATGCGGGAGCGGGAGATGGAGATGGACCCCGTCGCCGAGATCACCCGCACCTTGACCGCCGGGGCGGCCGAGCCCGCCGACGAGGCAGACCCGGAGACGGAGGCCGAGGACCCTGACGATCTGGAGGAGCCGGAGGCCGCGGCGTGA